One genomic window of Microbacterium sp. BH-3-3-3 includes the following:
- a CDS encoding sensor histidine kinase, with product MTPAPRYGLPITRRDQRIDLAIAGLILIGTLVSTWLTAASSAVDPRPTLPLATAYAVVLATALSVRRRWPATVAVIVAAAYFSAISAGLPEVWVGNIAVFTAFYTVGAYSPDRRRAHAARIVIIVGMAVWFFVALVLGSIAGGVTATGIAATALTVLMLLVNVLFFAGGYYFGERTHAQLRQRRALEERTAELEREREHSAAQAVALERVRIARELHDVVAHHVSLMGVQAGVARSVMGRDAEKARDVLTGVEESARTSLRELRQLLETLRTPGLEGESTDTAPTTHGLSSIAALVEEASSAGLPTTFTMVGAAVADPPPLMQVNLYRIAQEALTNARRHAGPGATADVRLRFDPGAVELEVANTGRRGSTATGLGQLGMRERAAASGGTIEIGPRARGGYLVRVRVPMTPTEVSHA from the coding sequence GTGACGCCCGCTCCTCGGTACGGACTGCCGATCACCCGCCGGGATCAACGCATCGACCTCGCCATCGCGGGACTGATCCTGATCGGTACGCTGGTCAGCACTTGGCTCACCGCGGCGAGCAGCGCCGTCGATCCGAGGCCCACCCTCCCCCTGGCGACGGCGTACGCCGTGGTGCTCGCTACGGCCCTGTCCGTTCGACGACGGTGGCCGGCCACCGTCGCGGTCATCGTGGCGGCGGCGTACTTCTCCGCTATCTCGGCGGGCCTGCCCGAGGTCTGGGTGGGCAACATCGCCGTGTTCACGGCCTTCTACACCGTCGGGGCCTATTCCCCCGACCGGCGGCGGGCGCACGCGGCGCGCATCGTGATCATCGTCGGCATGGCCGTCTGGTTCTTCGTCGCATTGGTGCTCGGCAGCATCGCCGGCGGGGTCACCGCGACGGGAATCGCCGCGACGGCGCTGACTGTTCTGATGCTGTTGGTGAACGTGCTCTTCTTCGCTGGCGGCTACTACTTCGGCGAGCGCACCCACGCCCAGCTGCGCCAACGCCGTGCTCTCGAGGAGCGCACCGCCGAGCTGGAGCGCGAGCGCGAGCACAGCGCGGCGCAGGCCGTAGCGCTGGAGCGCGTGCGGATTGCGCGCGAGTTGCACGACGTGGTCGCCCACCATGTCTCGCTCATGGGGGTGCAGGCCGGAGTCGCTCGCTCGGTCATGGGACGCGACGCCGAGAAAGCCCGCGACGTGTTGACCGGCGTCGAGGAATCGGCACGCACGTCGTTGAGAGAGCTGCGCCAACTGCTCGAGACGCTGCGCACCCCCGGGCTCGAGGGCGAGTCGACCGACACCGCCCCCACCACGCACGGGCTGTCGTCGATCGCCGCACTCGTCGAAGAAGCCTCGTCCGCGGGCCTGCCGACGACGTTCACGATGGTCGGCGCGGCCGTCGCCGACCCGCCGCCGCTGATGCAGGTCAACCTGTACCGCATCGCCCAAGAAGCGCTCACCAATGCCCGTCGGCACGCCGGGCCGGGGGCCACCGCCGACGTCCGTCTGCGATTCGATCCGGGTGCCGTCGAGCTGGAGGTCGCGAACACGGGCCGACGCGGCTCAACCGCCACCGGCCTCGGCCAGCTCGGGATGCGCGAGCGCGCGGCCGCGTCGGGCGGCACGATCGAGATCGGACCGCGCGCCCGCGGCGGGTACCTCGTGCGCGTGCGCGTGCCGATGACCCCCACCGAGGTGTCCCATGCCTGA
- a CDS encoding response regulator transcription factor, protein MPELRVLLVDDHAMMRAGFRTILSLEDDIDVVGEASTGTEAIEAARALHPDVICMDVQMPDMDGLEATRRLVADPEVASAVLIVTTFDRDDYLFAALAAGASGFLLKNAGPEELVAAVRVIGAGDALLAPEVTRRVIERFSEGSGEVAASPVPTTRPLVLAESLTDRETEVLRLVAEALSNAEIAAQLFIGEATVKTHVSNVLQKLGARDRVQAVVLAHRHGLT, encoded by the coding sequence ATGCCTGAACTGCGCGTGCTGCTGGTCGACGACCACGCGATGATGCGGGCCGGTTTCCGCACGATCCTCTCGCTCGAGGACGACATCGATGTGGTCGGCGAGGCGTCCACCGGCACCGAAGCGATCGAGGCCGCCCGGGCCCTGCATCCCGATGTCATCTGTATGGACGTGCAGATGCCCGACATGGACGGTCTCGAGGCCACCCGGCGGTTGGTGGCGGATCCTGAGGTCGCATCGGCGGTGCTCATCGTCACCACCTTCGACCGTGACGACTACCTCTTCGCGGCGCTGGCGGCGGGAGCCAGCGGGTTTCTGCTCAAGAACGCCGGCCCTGAAGAACTGGTCGCCGCCGTGCGCGTGATCGGCGCCGGTGACGCGCTGCTCGCCCCCGAGGTGACGCGCCGGGTGATCGAGCGCTTCAGCGAGGGCAGCGGCGAGGTCGCGGCATCCCCGGTCCCGACGACCCGCCCACTCGTCTTGGCTGAGTCCCTCACCGACCGAGAGACCGAGGTGCTGCGTCTCGTCGCCGAGGCGTTGAGCAACGCCGAGATCGCGGCGCAGCTGTTCATCGGCGAGGCGACCGTGAAAACCCATGTGTCGAACGTGCTGCAGAAGCTCGGTGCGCGCGACCGGGTGCAGGCCGTGGTGCTCGCCCACCGTCACGGGCTGACCTGA
- a CDS encoding ABC transporter ATP-binding protein yields MLELDGITKRYGDRRVLDDVSFGVSPGRLTGFVGGNGAGKTTTMRIALGVLAKDGGTVALNGAPLTTADRRRFGYMPEERGLYPKMKVAEHIAYLARLHGFGKTEANEKATALLERLGLGERLGDLVETLSLGNQQRAQIAASLVHEPDVLILDEPFSGLDPMAVDVVAGVLQEKAAAGAAVLFSSHQLDVVERLCDDLVIIAGGTIRAAGTRDELRAQHATHRYELVSRGDAGWLRDEPGITVLDFDGGYALFDADDDGAAQRVLRGAVSRGDVVSFAPQRPTLAEIFKEVIQ; encoded by the coding sequence GTGCTCGAGCTGGACGGCATCACCAAGAGGTACGGCGACCGCCGTGTGCTCGACGACGTGAGCTTCGGGGTCTCCCCCGGGCGACTCACGGGTTTCGTCGGCGGCAACGGCGCCGGCAAGACGACCACCATGCGCATCGCCCTGGGTGTGCTGGCCAAGGACGGCGGCACGGTGGCGCTGAACGGCGCGCCCCTGACCACCGCCGACCGTCGCCGCTTCGGGTACATGCCCGAGGAGCGCGGGCTCTACCCGAAGATGAAGGTCGCCGAGCACATCGCGTACCTCGCTCGCCTGCACGGCTTCGGCAAGACCGAGGCGAACGAGAAGGCCACCGCCCTGCTCGAGCGGCTCGGACTCGGCGAGCGCCTCGGCGATCTCGTCGAGACCCTGTCGCTCGGCAACCAGCAGCGCGCGCAGATCGCCGCCTCGCTCGTGCACGAGCCCGACGTGCTCATCCTCGACGAGCCGTTCTCGGGCCTCGACCCGATGGCGGTCGACGTGGTCGCCGGCGTGCTGCAGGAGAAGGCGGCGGCGGGCGCCGCGGTCCTCTTCTCGTCGCACCAGCTCGATGTCGTCGAGCGCCTCTGCGACGACCTCGTCATCATCGCCGGCGGCACGATCCGCGCAGCGGGCACGCGCGACGAACTGCGCGCCCAGCACGCCACCCACCGGTACGAGCTGGTGTCGCGCGGCGACGCCGGCTGGCTGCGCGACGAGCCCGGCATCACGGTGCTCGATTTCGACGGCGGCTACGCCCTGTTCGACGCCGACGACGACGGCGCCGCTCAACGCGTGCTGCGGGGCGCGGTATCGCGGGGCGACGTCGTCAGCTTCGCACCCCAGCGCCCCACCCTCGCCGAGATCTTCAAGGAGGTCATCCAGTGA
- a CDS encoding VOC family protein, which translates to MFDPAGAFSGFAVDDLDAAHRFYADTLGLTVEVFEDTGFLSLQLGSGGSVLVYGKPHHEPATFTVLNFPVADVEAAVDDLRSRGVDTKIYPDSDIPTDERGIMREGGPLIAWFRDPAGNVLAVLEE; encoded by the coding sequence ATGTTCGATCCCGCCGGTGCCTTCTCGGGTTTCGCTGTCGACGACCTCGACGCGGCCCACCGGTTCTACGCCGACACCCTCGGCCTGACGGTGGAGGTGTTCGAGGACACGGGCTTCCTCTCGCTCCAGCTCGGATCGGGCGGGAGCGTGCTCGTCTACGGCAAACCGCATCACGAGCCCGCCACGTTCACGGTGCTGAACTTCCCCGTCGCCGACGTCGAGGCCGCCGTCGACGACCTGCGTTCCCGCGGCGTCGACACCAAGATCTACCCCGACTCCGATATCCCCACCGATGAGCGCGGCATCATGCGCGAGGGCGGCCCGCTCATCGCCTGGTTCCGCGACCCGGCGGGCAACGTGCTCGCCGTGCTCGAGGAGTGA
- a CDS encoding ABC transporter permease: MSTSSPTPRHAPSELQSVWLVAEREIGSKLRSKSFVISTAILVVAALASVIWGGFAASNASGSGIPVAVTSQTQSAVSSLDGLEVTVAADDGAATALVEDGTVDAALVSGSSDAAFDYTVVVKDSVPSTLLQMLSETPPVQELEPGAGAASALRYLIALGFGLVFLIAASTFGGTIAQSVVEEKQTRVVEILISAIPVRTLLAGKVLGNTVLAMAQIVLLAAVAVIGLAVTDQAGVLSALGAPIAWFAIFFLFGFVLLAALFAAAAAMVSRQEDIGATTTPITMLIMAPYFLVIFFNDNPVVLTVMSYVPFSAPVGMPLRMYLGDAQWWEPVLSLVILLVSCIAAIGVGSRIYRNSLLRMGARVKLAEALKG, encoded by the coding sequence GTGAGCACCTCGTCGCCCACTCCCCGTCACGCTCCCAGCGAGCTGCAGAGCGTCTGGCTCGTCGCCGAGCGCGAGATCGGGTCGAAGCTGCGCAGCAAATCCTTCGTCATCTCGACCGCCATCCTCGTCGTCGCGGCCCTCGCCTCGGTGATCTGGGGCGGGTTCGCCGCCAGCAACGCCAGCGGCAGCGGCATCCCCGTCGCCGTCACCTCCCAGACGCAGAGCGCCGTGTCGAGCCTCGACGGGCTCGAGGTCACCGTCGCCGCCGACGACGGTGCCGCGACCGCCCTCGTCGAGGACGGGACGGTGGATGCCGCCCTGGTCTCGGGCTCGTCGGATGCCGCGTTCGACTACACCGTCGTGGTGAAGGACAGCGTGCCCTCGACCTTGCTGCAGATGCTGAGCGAGACCCCGCCCGTGCAGGAGCTCGAACCGGGTGCGGGAGCGGCGAGCGCGCTGCGCTACCTCATCGCCCTCGGCTTCGGCCTGGTGTTCCTCATCGCCGCCTCGACCTTCGGCGGCACGATCGCGCAGAGCGTGGTGGAAGAGAAGCAGACGCGCGTGGTCGAGATCCTCATCTCGGCGATCCCCGTGCGCACCCTGCTCGCCGGCAAGGTGCTGGGCAACACGGTGCTCGCGATGGCGCAGATCGTGCTGCTGGCGGCCGTGGCCGTCATCGGTCTCGCCGTCACGGACCAGGCCGGGGTGCTGAGCGCCCTCGGGGCACCGATCGCCTGGTTCGCGATCTTCTTCCTTTTCGGGTTCGTGCTGCTGGCGGCGCTGTTCGCCGCGGCGGCCGCGATGGTCTCGCGCCAGGAGGACATCGGCGCCACGACCACCCCCATCACCATGCTGATCATGGCGCCGTACTTCCTCGTGATCTTCTTCAACGACAACCCCGTCGTGCTGACGGTCATGTCGTACGTGCCGTTCTCGGCACCGGTGGGGATGCCGCTGCGCATGTACCTCGGCGACGCGCAGTGGTGGGAGCCCGTGCTCTCGCTGGTCATCCTGCTCGTCTCGTGCATCGCGGCCATCGGCGTCGGCTCGCGCATCTACCGCAACTCGCTGCTGCGCATGGGCGCACGCGTCAAGCTGGCGGAGGCGCTGAAGGGCTGA
- a CDS encoding nitroreductase family protein, with protein sequence MSLTLDRTAPTDAPILGVLAERWSTRVFDPETPIDETALRSALEAARWAPSGMNHQPWRLILARRGSAAHEKIVSALMGFNQAWAPAAGALLVVLAEHETAEGDARPWALYDAGQAAAHFTVQAHAEGLATHQMGGFVADDLRAAFDIEARFTPVTVIAVGALGDIDAAEEGLRQRELAPRERRSVADSLLVDD encoded by the coding sequence ATGTCCCTCACCCTCGACCGCACCGCGCCCACCGACGCTCCGATCCTCGGCGTGCTCGCCGAGCGCTGGAGCACCCGCGTCTTCGACCCCGAGACGCCGATCGACGAGACCGCGCTGCGCTCCGCCCTCGAGGCCGCCCGCTGGGCACCCTCGGGCATGAACCACCAGCCCTGGCGCCTGATCCTCGCCCGTCGCGGTTCGGCGGCGCACGAGAAGATCGTGTCGGCCCTCATGGGCTTCAACCAGGCCTGGGCCCCCGCCGCCGGCGCCCTGCTCGTCGTGCTCGCCGAGCACGAGACCGCCGAGGGTGACGCGCGCCCGTGGGCGCTCTACGACGCCGGCCAGGCCGCCGCGCACTTCACCGTGCAGGCACACGCCGAGGGTCTCGCGACGCACCAGATGGGCGGCTTCGTGGCCGACGACCTGCGTGCCGCCTTCGACATCGAGGCGCGCTTCACCCCCGTCACCGTCATCGCGGTCGGCGCTCTCGGCGACATCGACGCCGCCGAAGAGGGCCTGCGCCAGCGCGAGCTCGCCCCCCGCGAGCGCCGCTCCGTGGCGGACTCGCTGCTCGTCGACGACTGA
- a CDS encoding glycoside hydrolase family 15 protein, whose amino-acid sequence MTTPIEDYAVLSNCRSAALVSSRGSIDWLCLPRYDSGSMFSALLGDESHGAWSLRPADPQARATRRYDGDTFVLVTRWETETGVAEVYDAMPVDEGVEAVIRRVVGVSGQVDFVSEVRLRFDYARAVPWVRQIGHADEHAILAVAGPDAVTLRGPRLIAVGTAHRGRWTTSPGHRVDSVLSWGPSWQDPPVSFDVSAALERTREWWSSWADRVQSAGTHAALVTRSLMVLRALTHSETGGIVAAATTSLPEAFGGSRNWDYRYVWLRDAALTLSAYIDHGYLDAAQRWRTWLLRAIAGDPADVQIMYGIAGERDLPEREITSLPGYGGAAPVRIGNGAVDQYQADVIGEVMVALEAARNAGVEETTFSWSLQRALLDQLASEVDRPDLGIWEMRGEPHFFTHSRAMVWAAFDRGIRAVEEGGRDGDVDTWRTLRDRVRADIDAHGVHEGGWFTQHFGTDEVDASLLVLPQVGFCAYDDPRMLATVARMEETLMPDGWLLRYRTTGVDGLTGDEHPFLACSFWLVGQYAHSGRRDEAVTLMHRLTAVANDLGLLSEEYDPTTGHQVGNTPQALSHLALVGAADALDATAPRPGA is encoded by the coding sequence GTGACGACTCCGATCGAGGACTACGCCGTCCTCAGCAACTGCCGGTCCGCCGCCCTCGTCTCCTCGCGAGGGAGCATCGACTGGCTCTGCCTGCCGCGGTACGACAGCGGCTCGATGTTCAGCGCGCTGCTCGGCGACGAGTCGCACGGCGCGTGGTCGTTGCGCCCGGCCGACCCCCAGGCGCGCGCGACGCGTCGGTACGACGGCGACACGTTCGTGCTCGTCACCCGCTGGGAGACCGAGACCGGCGTCGCCGAGGTGTACGACGCCATGCCCGTCGACGAGGGGGTGGAGGCCGTCATCCGTCGCGTGGTCGGGGTCTCGGGCCAGGTCGACTTCGTCAGCGAGGTGCGTCTGCGCTTCGACTACGCCCGCGCCGTGCCCTGGGTGCGGCAGATCGGCCACGCCGACGAGCACGCGATCCTCGCCGTCGCCGGCCCCGACGCCGTGACCCTGCGGGGCCCCCGCCTCATCGCCGTCGGCACCGCCCACCGCGGGCGGTGGACGACGAGCCCGGGCCACCGCGTCGACTCGGTCCTGTCGTGGGGGCCGTCGTGGCAGGACCCGCCGGTGTCGTTCGACGTGTCGGCGGCGCTGGAGCGCACGCGCGAGTGGTGGTCGTCGTGGGCCGACCGCGTGCAGTCCGCGGGCACGCACGCCGCCCTCGTCACCCGTTCCCTCATGGTGCTGCGCGCGCTCACGCACTCCGAGACGGGCGGCATCGTCGCCGCGGCCACGACCTCGCTGCCCGAGGCGTTCGGAGGCTCGCGCAACTGGGACTACCGCTACGTCTGGCTGCGCGACGCGGCCCTCACACTGAGCGCGTACATCGACCACGGCTACCTCGACGCCGCACAGCGCTGGCGCACCTGGTTGCTGAGGGCGATCGCCGGGGACCCCGCCGACGTGCAGATCATGTACGGCATCGCGGGTGAGCGCGACCTGCCGGAGCGCGAGATCACCAGCCTCCCCGGGTACGGGGGAGCCGCCCCCGTGCGCATCGGCAACGGCGCCGTCGACCAGTACCAGGCCGACGTGATCGGCGAGGTCATGGTGGCGCTCGAGGCGGCGCGGAACGCCGGGGTCGAAGAGACGACGTTCTCGTGGTCGCTGCAGCGGGCGTTGCTCGACCAGCTCGCGAGCGAGGTCGACCGGCCCGACCTGGGCATCTGGGAGATGCGCGGCGAGCCGCACTTCTTCACCCACTCGCGGGCGATGGTGTGGGCGGCGTTCGATCGCGGCATCCGCGCCGTCGAAGAGGGCGGGCGCGACGGCGACGTCGACACTTGGCGCACCCTGCGCGATCGGGTCCGCGCCGACATCGACGCGCACGGGGTGCACGAGGGCGGATGGTTCACGCAGCACTTCGGCACCGACGAGGTCGATGCCTCGCTGCTGGTGCTGCCCCAGGTGGGGTTCTGCGCGTACGACGACCCCCGCATGCTCGCCACCGTCGCCCGCATGGAAGAGACGCTCATGCCCGATGGGTGGCTGCTGCGCTACCGCACGACGGGTGTCGACGGCCTCACCGGGGACGAGCATCCGTTCCTCGCCTGTTCCTTCTGGCTGGTCGGGCAGTACGCGCACAGCGGTCGCCGCGACGAGGCCGTGACGCTGATGCACCGGCTCACCGCCGTCGCGAACGACCTCGGCCTGCTGTCGGAGGAGTACGACCCCACCACCGGTCACCAGGTCGGCAACACCCCGCAGGCGCTGTCGCACCTCGCGCTGGTGGGGGCGGCCGACGCGCTGGATGCGACGGCGCCGCGCCCCGGCGCCTGA
- a CDS encoding ATP-dependent Clp protease ATP-binding subunit, giving the protein MNATPQPGQEDARSALEQFGINLTDRARQGKLDPVIGRDGEIRRVSQVLTRRTKNNPVLIGEPGVGKTAVVEGLAQRIVAGDVAESLKNKELVSLDISALVAGAMYRGQFEERLKSVLKEITESDGRVITFIDELHVLMGAGGGEGSVAASNMLKPMLARGELRLIGATTLDEYREFIEKDAALERRFQQVYVGEPTVEDTVAILRGLKERYEAHHKVAIADAALVAAASLSNRYIPARQLPDKAIDLIDEAASRLRMEIDSAPLEIDELRRHVDRLKLEELALKKEKDAASKERLATLRDTLAGEQAKLDELQARWERERASLNRVGDLKTRLDSARVDAERAQREGNLERASRLLYAEIPALERELMAAEREEPTGDRMVNDQVTDEDIAAVIAAWTGIPVGRLLQGETEKLLHLERELGKRLIGQRDAVKAVSDAVRRSRAGISDPNRPVGSFLFLGPTGVGKTELAKSLADFLFDDEHAMVRIDMSEYGEKHSVSRLVGAPPGYIGYEQGGQLTEAVRRRPYSVVLLDEVEKAHPEVFDVLLQVLDDGRLTDGQGRTVDFTNVILVLTSNLGSPILIDPTLSIETKHEQVQALVRQAFKPEFVNRLDDIVIFQALSQDDLAQIVELAVDALHKRLRERRLSLAVTPDARSWLAERGYDPVYGARPLRRLIQTEIQNRLAMAILAGTVRDGDVVRVDVASDGDSLVLASAGPAQPETGDDDVIEAEIVE; this is encoded by the coding sequence ATGAACGCCACGCCACAGCCGGGGCAGGAGGACGCGCGGAGCGCCCTCGAGCAGTTCGGCATCAACCTCACCGACCGTGCCCGCCAGGGCAAGCTCGACCCCGTGATCGGGCGCGACGGCGAGATCCGCCGCGTCAGCCAGGTGCTGACCCGCCGCACGAAGAACAACCCCGTGCTCATCGGCGAACCCGGCGTCGGCAAGACCGCCGTCGTCGAGGGGCTCGCGCAGCGCATCGTCGCGGGCGACGTCGCCGAGAGCCTCAAGAACAAAGAACTCGTGTCGCTCGACATCTCGGCGCTCGTCGCCGGCGCGATGTACCGCGGCCAGTTCGAGGAGCGACTGAAGAGCGTCCTGAAAGAGATCACCGAGTCCGATGGACGCGTCATCACGTTCATCGACGAGCTGCACGTGCTCATGGGCGCGGGCGGCGGAGAGGGCTCGGTCGCGGCATCCAACATGCTCAAGCCCATGCTCGCCCGCGGCGAGCTGCGACTGATCGGCGCGACCACGCTCGACGAGTACCGCGAGTTCATCGAGAAAGATGCCGCTCTCGAACGCCGCTTCCAGCAGGTGTACGTCGGCGAGCCCACGGTCGAAGACACCGTGGCGATCCTCCGCGGCCTGAAGGAGCGTTACGAGGCGCACCACAAGGTCGCCATCGCCGATGCGGCGCTGGTCGCCGCAGCGTCGCTGTCGAACCGCTACATCCCCGCGCGCCAGCTGCCCGACAAGGCCATCGACCTGATCGACGAGGCGGCCTCGCGTCTGCGCATGGAGATCGACTCCGCGCCCCTCGAGATCGACGAGCTGCGCCGACACGTCGACCGCCTCAAGCTCGAAGAGCTCGCGCTGAAGAAAGAGAAGGACGCCGCCTCGAAGGAGCGTCTCGCGACGCTCCGCGACACCCTGGCCGGCGAGCAGGCCAAACTCGACGAGCTGCAGGCCCGGTGGGAGCGCGAGCGCGCCTCGCTCAACCGCGTCGGCGACCTGAAGACCCGTCTCGACTCGGCGCGAGTGGATGCCGAGCGCGCCCAGCGCGAGGGCAACCTCGAACGCGCGTCGCGGTTGCTGTACGCCGAGATCCCGGCGCTCGAGCGCGAGCTCATGGCCGCCGAGCGCGAGGAGCCCACCGGTGACCGGATGGTCAACGATCAGGTCACCGACGAGGACATCGCGGCGGTCATCGCCGCCTGGACCGGCATTCCGGTCGGGCGCCTGCTGCAGGGCGAGACCGAGAAGCTGCTGCACCTCGAGCGCGAGCTCGGCAAGCGCCTGATCGGGCAACGCGATGCCGTGAAGGCGGTGTCCGACGCCGTCCGCCGCTCGCGCGCCGGGATCAGCGACCCGAACCGCCCGGTCGGATCGTTCCTGTTCCTCGGCCCGACCGGTGTCGGCAAGACCGAGCTGGCGAAGTCGCTCGCCGACTTCCTCTTCGACGACGAGCACGCCATGGTGCGCATCGACATGTCGGAGTACGGCGAGAAGCACTCCGTCTCGCGCCTCGTCGGAGCCCCTCCGGGGTATATCGGGTACGAGCAGGGTGGCCAGCTCACCGAGGCCGTGCGCCGTCGTCCCTACAGCGTCGTGCTGCTCGACGAGGTCGAGAAGGCGCACCCTGAGGTGTTCGACGTGTTGCTGCAGGTGCTCGACGACGGTCGGTTGACCGACGGACAGGGCCGCACGGTCGACTTCACCAACGTCATCCTGGTGCTCACCTCGAACCTCGGCTCGCCGATCCTCATCGACCCGACGCTGTCGATCGAGACCAAGCACGAGCAGGTGCAGGCGCTGGTGCGCCAGGCCTTCAAGCCCGAGTTCGTGAACCGCCTCGACGACATCGTCATCTTCCAGGCCCTGAGTCAGGACGACCTGGCGCAGATCGTCGAACTCGCCGTCGATGCCCTGCACAAGCGACTGCGCGAGCGCCGGCTGTCCCTCGCGGTCACGCCCGATGCCCGCTCGTGGCTCGCCGAACGCGGGTACGACCCGGTGTACGGCGCCCGGCCGCTGCGTCGCCTGATCCAGACCGAGATCCAGAACCGCCTCGCAATGGCGATCCTCGCCGGCACGGTGCGCGACGGCGATGTGGTGCGGGTCGACGTGGCGAGCGACGGCGACTCGCTCGTGCTGGCGAGCGCGGGCCCCGCCCAGCCCGAGACGGGCGACGACGACGTGATCGAGGCCGAGATCGTCGAGTAG
- a CDS encoding glucose-6-phosphate dehydrogenase, with the protein MAADTTLIILGASGDLTSRLLLPALGQLLVREPGRSVRLHGAGMEDWTDEHWREVVHRAFQTMDAEAAFDSVSATTYSRADITKAADLQQLLDDAEGRPALYFAVPPAVAEKSCLALSDVTIPEGTILALEKPFGTDEASAHKLNQQLATLVPEDQVFRIDHFLGRSTVLNLLGARFANRIIESVWSADDIASITVDFPEKLGLEGRAGYYDSAGALVDMIQSHLLQVMAFVTMEPPSTLDQLDLRDATSAVLRATHVLDDDPVKNSRRARYTAGDVGDRHFPSYVDEPGVDASRGTETLAEMTVEVRTSRWQGVPITLRSGKALDAGDPAATVTFKPVRHLPGGFIGESDPSVLVFSLGPDTMSLGLNVNGADDPLELERVTLAADLGVGGLKAYGEVLSGILDGDAMLAVRADAAEQCWRIVQPVIDAWRQNRVPLDEYPAGSTGPESWKL; encoded by the coding sequence ATGGCGGCGGACACCACCCTGATCATCCTGGGCGCTTCAGGCGACCTCACTTCTCGACTGCTCCTCCCGGCCCTGGGCCAACTGCTCGTGCGCGAGCCCGGGCGGTCGGTGCGCCTGCACGGCGCGGGCATGGAGGACTGGACCGACGAGCACTGGCGCGAGGTGGTGCACCGGGCGTTCCAGACGATGGACGCCGAGGCCGCTTTCGACTCGGTCTCGGCCACGACCTACTCCCGAGCCGACATCACGAAGGCCGCCGACCTGCAGCAGCTGCTCGACGACGCCGAGGGGCGTCCGGCGCTGTACTTCGCCGTCCCGCCGGCCGTGGCCGAGAAGTCGTGCCTCGCGCTGAGCGACGTGACCATTCCCGAGGGAACGATCCTCGCGCTCGAGAAGCCGTTCGGCACCGACGAGGCCAGCGCGCACAAGCTCAACCAGCAACTGGCGACGCTCGTTCCCGAGGACCAGGTCTTCCGCATCGACCACTTCCTCGGGCGTTCCACGGTGCTCAACCTGCTCGGCGCGCGCTTCGCCAACCGCATCATCGAGAGCGTGTGGTCGGCCGACGACATCGCGTCGATCACCGTCGACTTCCCCGAGAAGCTCGGCCTCGAGGGTCGCGCGGGGTATTACGACTCCGCCGGCGCGCTCGTCGACATGATCCAGAGCCACCTGCTGCAGGTCATGGCCTTCGTCACGATGGAGCCGCCCTCCACCCTCGACCAGCTCGACCTGCGCGATGCCACCTCGGCGGTGCTGCGGGCCACCCACGTGCTCGACGACGACCCGGTGAAGAACTCCCGGCGCGCGCGGTACACGGCGGGCGACGTCGGCGACCGCCACTTCCCCTCGTACGTCGACGAGCCGGGCGTCGATGCGTCGCGCGGCACCGAGACACTGGCCGAGATGACCGTCGAGGTGCGCACCTCCCGCTGGCAGGGGGTGCCGATCACACTGCGGTCGGGCAAGGCGCTGGATGCCGGAGACCCGGCCGCGACCGTCACCTTCAAGCCCGTGCGGCACCTCCCGGGCGGCTTCATCGGCGAGAGCGACCCGTCGGTGCTCGTCTTCTCACTCGGCCCCGACACGATGAGCCTCGGGCTCAACGTCAACGGCGCCGACGACCCCCTCGAACTCGAGCGGGTGACGCTGGCCGCCGACCTCGGCGTCGGCGGACTGAAGGCGTACGGCGAAGTGCTCTCGGGCATCCTCGACGGCGACGCCATGCTCGCGGTGCGCGCCGACGCGGCCGAGCAGTGCTGGCGCATCGTGCAGCCCGTCATCGACGCGTGGCGCCAGAACCGGGTGCCGCTCGACGAGTACCCGGCCGGTTCCACGGGCCCCGAGTCCTGGAAGCTGTGA